The proteins below come from a single Crossiella sp. CA-258035 genomic window:
- the nuoN gene encoding NADH-quinone oxidoreductase subunit NuoN encodes MAQQQPQQLLELPDFLLEHMVPVLIVLGAACVSVLFEALLPRHLRWSVQVFLSLFSIAAAAVVLVVKGLGENGTGVLPMAKALAVDYPTLFLWGTLLALGFGSILLIADRSVERGGYFVAHAAIRPGTIQDRAQAATSGMQTEVFPLALFALGGMMTFVAANDLLTMFIALEVLSLPLYLLCALARRRRLISQEAAVKYFLLGAFASAFFLYGLALLYGYAGSVNLAAIANAAAGNERSDTLLFAGVGLLVVGLLFKAAVGPFHTWSPDVYQGAPTPVTAFMAACTKVAAFGAILRVFQVALKSSSWEWQYVLWAVAIVSMVIGAVLGLTQSDIKRMIAYSSVAHAGFLLVGSIALTPQGLSGTMFYLLAYGFTTLAVFGVISLVRDSNGEATDIKQWAGLAKRSPLVAAVFSFLLLALAGIPLTSGFIGKFVVFAAAIEDGAAPLVVVGLVTSAVAAFFYLRIIVLMYFQEPKEDGPTVTVPGAFTVMAITLGVTVTLLLGVVPQFALNWADLGVFAF; translated from the coding sequence CTGGCACAACAGCAGCCTCAGCAGCTGCTGGAACTGCCGGACTTCCTGCTCGAGCACATGGTGCCGGTGCTGATCGTGCTCGGCGCGGCCTGTGTCTCGGTGCTGTTCGAGGCGCTGCTGCCGCGGCACCTGCGCTGGTCGGTGCAGGTGTTCCTGAGCCTGTTCTCGATCGCCGCCGCCGCGGTGGTGCTGGTCGTGAAGGGCTTGGGCGAGAACGGCACCGGTGTGCTGCCGATGGCCAAGGCGCTCGCGGTGGACTACCCCACGCTGTTCCTGTGGGGCACGCTGCTCGCGCTGGGCTTCGGCTCGATCCTGCTGATCGCGGACCGCTCGGTGGAGCGCGGCGGCTACTTCGTGGCGCACGCCGCGATCCGCCCCGGCACCATCCAGGACCGCGCCCAGGCGGCCACCAGCGGCATGCAGACCGAGGTCTTCCCGCTGGCGCTGTTCGCCCTCGGCGGCATGATGACCTTCGTCGCGGCGAACGACCTGCTGACCATGTTCATCGCGCTGGAGGTGCTCAGCCTCCCGCTGTACCTGCTGTGCGCGCTGGCCCGCAGGCGCAGGCTCATCTCGCAGGAAGCCGCGGTCAAGTACTTCCTGCTCGGCGCGTTCGCCTCGGCGTTCTTCCTCTACGGCCTGGCGCTGCTCTACGGCTACGCGGGCTCGGTGAACCTGGCCGCGATCGCCAACGCGGCCGCGGGCAACGAGCGCTCCGACACCCTGCTCTTCGCCGGGGTCGGGCTGCTGGTGGTCGGCCTGCTGTTCAAGGCGGCGGTCGGCCCGTTCCACACCTGGAGCCCGGACGTCTACCAGGGCGCGCCCACGCCGGTGACCGCGTTCATGGCCGCCTGCACCAAGGTGGCGGCCTTCGGCGCGATCCTGCGGGTGTTCCAGGTGGCGCTGAAGTCCAGCAGCTGGGAGTGGCAGTACGTGCTGTGGGCGGTGGCCATCGTGTCCATGGTCATCGGCGCTGTGCTCGGTCTCACGCAGAGCGACATCAAGCGGATGATCGCCTACTCCTCGGTGGCGCACGCGGGCTTCCTGCTCGTCGGCTCGATCGCGCTCACCCCGCAGGGCCTCTCCGGCACCATGTTCTACCTGCTGGCCTACGGCTTCACCACGCTGGCCGTCTTCGGCGTGATCAGCCTGGTCCGGGACAGCAACGGCGAGGCGACCGACATCAAGCAGTGGGCCGGTCTGGCCAAGCGGTCGCCACTGGTGGCCGCGGTGTTCTCCTTCCTGCTGCTGGCACTGGCCGGCATCCCGCTCACCAGCGGGTTCATCGGCAAGTTCGTGGTGTTCGCGGCGGCGATCGAGGACGGGGCCGCGCCGCTGGTGGTGGTCGGCCTGGTGACCAGCGCGGTGGCCGCGTTCTTCTACCTGCGGATCATCGTGCTGATGTACTTCCAGGAGCCGAAGGAGGACGGCCCCACGGTCACCGTGCCGGGGGCGTTCACGGTCATGGCCATCACACTCGGTGTGACCGTGACCTTGCTGCTCGGAGTCGTCCCGCAGTTCGCCCTCAACTGGGCGGACCTCGGGGTGTTCGCGTTCTGA
- a CDS encoding NADH-quinone oxidoreductase subunit M: MNGLVLLALLLLPLLGGLVVAFLRGNDRAAKLTALGFALAELALAAVAWAGFTPGGDRIQLAFGVDWIPAFGVRFALGVDGIALVMIALIAVLVPIVIGAAWEEKLPEGRTVAGFFSLLLVMQTFMIGVFAATDVFLFYVFFEAMLVPAYFLIGRFGGPRRQYAAVKFFLYSLFGGLVMLASVIGVYVVASGRLGKGTFDWATLVGIAKDIPQGVQIWLFLGFLIAFAIKAPLVPLHTWLPDAGGEAPVGVGVLLVGVLDKVGTFGLMRYGLSLFPDASRILAPWVLTLAVIGVIYGAILAAGQTDMKRFVTYTSIAHFGFIALGIFAFSSQSLSGAVLYMVNHGLSTGMLFLVVGMVIARGGSRQFSDYGGMAKLTPVLGGMFFIAGLSSLALPGTNSFVSEFLVLIGSFPREPVFTIIATVGMVLAALYVLWAYQRVMQGPVRGNALVGLAGGPGSAVDPSSETAKAKVPDLSKREIAVLTPLVVLIIALGVYPQPVLDVINPSVGATMTEAGQQDLVKEGK, translated from the coding sequence ATGAACGGCCTCGTGCTGCTCGCACTACTGCTGCTGCCGCTGCTCGGCGGCCTGGTGGTGGCGTTCCTGCGCGGCAACGACCGCGCGGCGAAGCTGACCGCGCTGGGCTTCGCCCTGGCCGAGCTCGCGCTCGCCGCGGTGGCCTGGGCCGGGTTCACCCCCGGCGGGGACCGGATCCAGCTGGCCTTCGGGGTGGACTGGATCCCGGCCTTCGGCGTGCGCTTCGCCCTCGGCGTGGACGGCATCGCGCTGGTGATGATCGCGCTGATCGCGGTGCTGGTGCCGATCGTGATCGGCGCGGCCTGGGAGGAGAAGCTGCCGGAGGGCCGCACGGTCGCCGGGTTCTTCTCCCTGCTGCTGGTCATGCAGACCTTCATGATCGGCGTCTTCGCGGCCACCGACGTGTTCCTGTTCTACGTCTTCTTCGAGGCGATGCTGGTGCCCGCCTACTTCCTGATCGGCCGCTTCGGCGGGCCGCGCAGGCAGTACGCGGCGGTGAAGTTCTTCCTGTACTCGCTCTTCGGCGGCCTGGTCATGCTGGCCTCGGTGATCGGCGTGTACGTGGTGGCCAGCGGCCGCCTGGGCAAGGGCACCTTCGACTGGGCCACCCTGGTCGGCATCGCCAAGGACATCCCGCAGGGCGTGCAGATCTGGCTGTTCCTCGGCTTCCTGATCGCCTTCGCGATCAAGGCGCCGCTGGTGCCGCTGCACACCTGGCTGCCGGACGCCGGTGGCGAGGCCCCGGTGGGCGTGGGCGTGCTGCTGGTCGGCGTGCTGGACAAGGTCGGCACCTTCGGGTTGATGCGCTACGGCCTGTCGCTGTTCCCCGACGCCAGCCGGATCCTGGCGCCCTGGGTGCTGACGCTGGCGGTGATCGGCGTGATCTACGGCGCGATCCTGGCCGCGGGACAGACCGACATGAAGCGGTTCGTCACCTACACCTCGATCGCGCACTTCGGCTTCATCGCGCTGGGCATCTTCGCCTTCAGCAGCCAGTCGCTCTCCGGCGCGGTGCTGTACATGGTCAACCACGGCCTCTCCACCGGCATGCTCTTCCTGGTGGTCGGCATGGTGATCGCGCGCGGTGGCTCCCGTCAGTTCAGCGACTACGGCGGCATGGCCAAGCTCACCCCGGTGCTCGGCGGCATGTTCTTCATCGCCGGGCTCTCCTCGCTGGCGCTGCCCGGCACCAACTCCTTCGTCAGCGAGTTCCTGGTGCTGATCGGGTCGTTCCCGAGGGAGCCGGTGTTCACCATCATCGCCACGGTCGGCATGGTGCTGGCCGCGCTGTACGTGCTGTGGGCCTACCAGCGGGTCATGCAGGGCCCGGTGCGCGGCAACGCGCTGGTGGGCCTGGCCGGTGGCCCCGGCTCCGCGGTGGACCCCAGCTCGGAGACGGCCAAGGCCAAGGTGCCCGACCTGTCCAAGCGGGAGATCGCGGTGCTGACCCCGCTGGTGGTGCTGATCATCGCGCTCGGGGTCTACCCGCAGCCGGTGCTCGATGTGATCAACCCGTCCGTCGGCGCGACGATGACCGAGGCCGGGCAGCAGGACCTGGTGAAGGAAGGCAAGTGA
- the nuoL gene encoding NADH-quinone oxidoreductase subunit L produces the protein MKGNILAATEVVEATGAAQYAWLLILLPLVGATVLLVGGKHTNGWGHLLGSAMAILSFVYGAVLFVQTIGKDAGSRVAELPVFEWFSVAALKVEFGLRIDPLSMTFVLLITGVGSLIHIYSVGYMSHDADRRKFFAYLNLFVAAMLVLVLGNSFVTLYLGWEGVGLASYLLIAFWQHKPAAATAAKKAFLMNRVGDVGLALAIFLMFRDLGTTQYTEVFARAGDLSPGVVTAIAVLLLLGACGKSGQFPLQAWLPDAMEGPTPVSALIHAATMVTAGVYLVARANPIYNLTEDGRLVVVIIGAITLVIGCIIGCAYDDFKKVLAYSTVSQIGYMILAVGLGPAGYAIGIMHLLTHGFFKAGLFLGAGSVMHGMNDEGNIRRMGGLARHMPVTFVTWGLGYLALIGFPLLSGFYSKDAIIEAALGQGGWRGWVFGGAALLGAGLTAFYMTRLMLLVFFGEKRWKNLKSADGREYHPHESPASMTVPMIVLAVGSVGAGFFFASGGRLATWLEPALGKLEVAEHGVLPHALVPILTVALAALGALTAWLIFGRKPVPVERPEKVSFLVRAARKDLYANSINEGLIANPGFLLTRFLLFFDNKGVDGVVNGTAVLLRGVSSRVRRLQTGFVRSYALSMLGGSVLLIAALLMVRLAG, from the coding sequence GTGAAGGGAAACATTCTGGCCGCCACCGAGGTGGTGGAGGCCACCGGCGCGGCCCAGTACGCCTGGCTGCTGATCCTGCTGCCGTTGGTCGGCGCGACCGTGCTGCTGGTCGGCGGCAAGCACACCAACGGCTGGGGCCACCTGCTCGGCAGCGCGATGGCGATCCTGTCCTTCGTCTACGGCGCGGTGCTGTTCGTGCAGACCATCGGCAAGGACGCGGGCTCCAGGGTCGCCGAGCTGCCGGTGTTCGAGTGGTTCAGCGTGGCCGCGCTCAAGGTCGAGTTCGGCCTGCGCATCGACCCGCTGTCGATGACCTTCGTGCTGCTGATCACCGGTGTGGGCTCACTGATCCACATCTACTCGGTCGGCTACATGAGCCACGACGCGGACCGGCGGAAGTTCTTCGCCTACCTGAACCTGTTCGTGGCGGCGATGCTGGTCCTGGTGCTGGGCAACAGCTTCGTGACGCTGTACCTGGGCTGGGAGGGCGTCGGCCTGGCCTCCTACCTGCTGATCGCCTTCTGGCAGCACAAGCCGGCCGCGGCCACCGCGGCGAAGAAGGCGTTCCTGATGAACCGGGTCGGTGACGTCGGCCTGGCGCTGGCCATCTTCCTGATGTTCCGGGACCTGGGCACCACCCAGTACACCGAGGTCTTCGCCCGCGCGGGTGACCTCTCGCCGGGCGTGGTCACCGCGATCGCGGTGCTGCTCCTGCTGGGCGCCTGTGGCAAGTCCGGCCAGTTCCCGCTGCAGGCCTGGTTGCCGGATGCGATGGAGGGCCCGACCCCGGTCTCCGCGCTCATCCACGCCGCGACCATGGTCACCGCCGGTGTGTACCTGGTGGCGCGGGCCAACCCGATCTACAACCTCACCGAGGACGGCCGCCTGGTCGTGGTCATCATCGGCGCGATCACGCTGGTGATCGGGTGCATCATCGGCTGCGCCTACGACGACTTCAAGAAGGTGCTGGCCTACTCCACGGTCAGCCAGATCGGCTACATGATCCTGGCCGTCGGCCTCGGCCCGGCCGGGTACGCGATCGGCATCATGCACCTGCTCACCCACGGCTTCTTCAAGGCCGGGCTCTTCCTCGGCGCCGGTTCGGTGATGCACGGCATGAACGACGAGGGCAACATCCGCCGGATGGGCGGGCTGGCCAGGCACATGCCGGTCACCTTCGTCACCTGGGGCCTGGGCTACCTGGCGCTGATCGGCTTCCCGCTGCTGTCCGGCTTCTACTCCAAGGACGCCATCATCGAGGCGGCGCTGGGCCAGGGCGGCTGGCGCGGCTGGGTCTTCGGCGGCGCGGCCCTGCTGGGCGCCGGGCTGACCGCGTTCTACATGACCCGCCTGATGCTGCTGGTGTTCTTCGGCGAGAAGCGGTGGAAGAACCTCAAGTCCGCGGACGGCCGCGAGTACCACCCGCACGAGTCCCCGGCCAGCATGACCGTGCCGATGATCGTGCTGGCGGTCGGCTCGGTGGGCGCGGGCTTCTTCTTCGCCAGTGGCGGCAGGCTCGCCACCTGGCTGGAACCCGCGCTGGGCAAGCTGGAAGTGGCTGAGCACGGGGTGCTCCCGCACGCGCTGGTGCCGATCCTCACCGTGGCGCTGGCCGCGCTCGGCGCGCTCACCGCCTGGCTGATCTTCGGCCGCAAGCCGGTCCCGGTGGAACGCCCGGAGAAGGTCTCCTTCCTGGTGCGCGCCGCCCGCAAGGACCTCTACGCCAACTCGATCAACGAGGGGCTGATCGCGAACCCGGGCTTCCTGCTCACGCGGTTCCTGCTCTTCTTCGACAACAAGGGCGTCGACGGGGTGGTCAACGGCACGGCCGTGCTGCTCCGGGGCGTCTCGAGCCGGGTCCGCCGGCTCCAGACCGGTTTCGTGCGCTCCTACGCGCTGAGCATGCTGGGCGGTTCGGTCCTCCTGATCGCCGCCCTGCTGATGGTGAGGTTGGCGGGATGA
- the nuoK gene encoding NADH-quinone oxidoreductase subunit NuoK, protein MTPTYYLLLSALLFSIGAVGVLIRRNAIVVFMCIELMLNAVNLTLVTFARINGALDGQVMAFFVMVVAAAEVVVGLAIIMSIFRTRRSASVDDANLLKY, encoded by the coding sequence ATGACCCCCACCTACTACCTGCTGCTGTCCGCGCTGCTGTTCTCCATCGGCGCGGTGGGCGTGCTGATCCGGCGCAACGCCATCGTGGTGTTCATGTGCATCGAGCTGATGCTCAACGCGGTGAACCTGACCCTGGTGACCTTCGCCCGGATCAACGGCGCGCTGGACGGCCAGGTGATGGCCTTCTTCGTGATGGTCGTCGCGGCGGCCGAGGTGGTCGTCGGACTCGCGATCATCATGTCGATCTTCCGCACCCGCCGTTCGGCCTCGGTCGACGACGCCAACCTGCTCAAGTACTGA
- a CDS encoding NADH-quinone oxidoreductase subunit J, with the protein MLAQAPPNAPEVIKLGEQIMFWVLGPVSLIGAMGMLFARNAVHSALWLVLTMLSLGVLYIVQQAPFLGVVQIIVYTGAIMMLFLFVLMLVGRDSSDSVVEVLRGQRLTATFLGLGLAALLVAALSRAFTDVPSTGLAKVNGSEGPGNVLGLGQLIFREYVFAFELTSALLITAALGAMLLAFVDKEHSTKRSQRELVEARLRGEHDRPSPLPGPGVFATANSVATPALLPDGSVAPESLSKIIESTSRERLADDITEVKGAGPQPDAHALTGPSSKDKKSGAEEGKA; encoded by the coding sequence ATCCTCGCCCAGGCGCCGCCGAACGCCCCCGAGGTGATCAAACTCGGCGAGCAGATCATGTTCTGGGTGCTCGGCCCGGTGTCGCTGATCGGCGCCATGGGCATGCTCTTCGCCCGCAACGCGGTGCACTCGGCGCTGTGGCTGGTGCTCACCATGCTCAGCCTCGGCGTGCTCTACATCGTGCAGCAGGCGCCCTTCCTGGGCGTGGTGCAGATCATCGTCTACACCGGCGCGATCATGATGCTGTTCCTGTTCGTGCTGATGCTGGTCGGCAGGGACAGCTCGGACTCGGTGGTGGAGGTGCTGCGCGGCCAGCGGCTCACGGCCACCTTCCTCGGCCTCGGCCTGGCCGCCCTGCTGGTGGCCGCGCTGTCCCGCGCGTTCACCGACGTGCCCTCGACCGGGCTGGCCAAGGTCAACGGCAGCGAGGGGCCGGGCAACGTGCTCGGCCTCGGGCAGCTGATCTTCCGCGAGTACGTCTTCGCCTTCGAGCTGACCTCGGCGCTGCTGATCACCGCCGCGCTCGGCGCGATGCTGCTGGCCTTCGTGGACAAGGAACACTCCACCAAGCGCAGCCAGCGCGAGCTGGTCGAGGCCCGCCTGCGCGGCGAGCACGACCGGCCATCGCCGCTGCCCGGCCCCGGTGTGTTCGCCACCGCCAACTCGGTGGCCACCCCGGCGCTGCTGCCGGACGGCTCGGTCGCCCCGGAGTCGCTGTCCAAGATCATCGAGTCCACCTCGCGCGAGCGCCTGGCCGACGACATCACCGAGGTCAAGGGCGCCGGCCCGCAGCCGGACGCGCACGCGCTCACCGGACCGTCCAGCAAGGACAAGAAGTCCGGCGCTGAGGAGGGGAAGGCATGA
- the nuoI gene encoding NADH-quinone oxidoreductase subunit NuoI translates to MGLLDPIKGFGVTFSTMFRKVVTEEYPEVMKVTAPRYHGRHQLNRHPDGLEKCVGCELCAWACPADAIFVEGGDNTEDARYSPGERYGADYQINYLRCIGCGLCIEACPTRSLTMTNEFELADDNRQNLIYTKEQLLAPLLEGMEQPPHPMRLGENEQDYYVNGPQLARGEKPAEGAVR, encoded by the coding sequence ATGGGACTTCTTGATCCCATCAAGGGCTTCGGCGTCACCTTCTCGACGATGTTCCGGAAGGTCGTCACCGAGGAATATCCCGAGGTCATGAAGGTCACCGCGCCGCGGTACCACGGTCGCCACCAGCTGAACCGGCACCCGGACGGGCTGGAGAAGTGCGTCGGCTGCGAGCTGTGCGCCTGGGCCTGTCCGGCGGACGCGATCTTCGTCGAGGGCGGTGACAACACCGAGGACGCCCGCTACTCGCCCGGCGAGCGCTACGGCGCGGACTACCAGATCAACTACCTGCGCTGCATCGGCTGCGGTCTCTGCATCGAGGCCTGCCCGACCCGTTCGCTGACCATGACGAACGAGTTCGAGCTGGCCGATGACAACCGGCAGAACCTGATCTACACCAAGGAACAGCTGCTGGCGCCGCTGCTGGAAGGCATGGAGCAGCCGCCGCACCCGATGCGCCTCGGTGAGAACGAGCAGGACTACTACGTCAACGGACCGCAGTTGGCCCGTGGCGAGAAGCCCGCCGAGGGGGCCGTGCGTTGA
- the nuoH gene encoding NADH-quinone oxidoreductase subunit NuoH, which produces MKPLAAGEIGALLADDPWWLSLIKVVAVFAFLVVLVIGLVWGERRIVGFMQQRPGPNRAGPFGMLQSLADALKMAFKEDIRPVMADKWVYFLAPIISAVPAFLAFSVIPFGGEVQMFGYQTALQIADVPVGVLVVLACASVGVYGIVLSGWSSGSPYPLLGSLRSAAQVISYEIAMGLAIVSVILFAGSLSTGDIVNAQSGVWFVFTLLPSFVIYVISMVGETNRAPFDLPEAESELVGGFHTEYSTSLKFAMFFLAEYINMATVSALATTLFLGGWRAPFGLSYIADGMFNTGWWPVLWFIGKMLAFLFFFVWLRATLPRLRYDQFMQLGWKVLVPVALVWFVAVTVVKYIRENWNTISSTQILIFGGAALAVLILLVFLIPEREIREERVQVAGSGYPIPPLDLAVPKPPKRRTPVAAAQQSSTPAAIGTEGGKEAGDGTS; this is translated from the coding sequence ATGAAGCCCCTCGCAGCCGGGGAGATCGGCGCTCTGCTCGCCGACGACCCGTGGTGGCTGAGCCTGATCAAGGTCGTCGCCGTCTTCGCCTTCCTGGTGGTTCTGGTGATCGGCCTGGTCTGGGGCGAGCGCCGGATCGTCGGGTTCATGCAGCAGCGGCCCGGCCCCAACCGGGCAGGCCCCTTCGGCATGCTGCAGTCGCTGGCCGACGCGCTCAAGATGGCCTTCAAGGAGGACATCCGGCCGGTCATGGCGGACAAGTGGGTCTACTTCCTGGCCCCGATCATCTCCGCGGTGCCCGCCTTCCTCGCCTTCTCGGTGATCCCGTTCGGCGGCGAGGTCCAGATGTTCGGTTACCAGACCGCGCTGCAGATCGCGGACGTGCCGGTGGGCGTGCTGGTGGTGCTGGCCTGCGCCTCGGTCGGCGTCTACGGCATCGTGCTCTCCGGCTGGTCCTCCGGCTCGCCGTACCCGCTGCTCGGCTCGCTCCGCTCGGCCGCGCAGGTGATCTCCTACGAGATCGCGATGGGCCTGGCCATCGTCTCGGTGATCCTGTTCGCCGGGTCGCTGTCCACCGGCGACATCGTGAACGCGCAGTCGGGTGTCTGGTTCGTCTTCACCCTGCTGCCCAGCTTCGTGATCTACGTGATCTCCATGGTCGGTGAGACCAACCGCGCCCCGTTCGACCTCCCCGAGGCCGAGTCGGAGCTGGTCGGTGGCTTCCACACCGAGTACTCGACCTCGCTGAAGTTCGCCATGTTCTTCCTCGCCGAGTACATCAACATGGCCACCGTCTCCGCACTGGCCACCACGCTGTTCCTGGGCGGCTGGCGGGCGCCCTTCGGCCTGAGCTACATCGCCGACGGCATGTTCAACACCGGCTGGTGGCCGGTGCTGTGGTTCATCGGCAAGATGCTGGCCTTCCTGTTCTTCTTCGTGTGGCTGCGCGCCACCCTGCCCCGGCTGCGCTACGACCAGTTCATGCAGCTGGGCTGGAAGGTCCTGGTCCCGGTCGCGCTGGTCTGGTTCGTCGCGGTCACCGTGGTCAAGTACATCCGGGAGAACTGGAACACGATCAGCTCCACCCAGATCCTGATCTTCGGCGGGGCCGCGCTGGCCGTGCTGATCCTGCTGGTGTTCCTGATCCCGGAGCGCGAGATCCGGGAGGAGCGGGTGCAGGTGGCAGGCAGCGGCTACCCGATCCCGCCGCTGGACCTGGCCGTGCCCAAGCCCCCCAAGCGCCGGACCCCCGTGGCCGCCGCGCAGCAGAGTTCCACGCCGGCCGCGATCGGCACCGAAGGCGGAAAGGAGGCTGGCGATGGGACTTCTTGA
- a CDS encoding NADH-quinone oxidoreductase subunit G, with translation MTVAPEKNTESTPVPAGHVRLTIDEREVIAPKGELVIRAAERLGIVVPRFCDHPLLEPAGACRQCLVDVEMGGRPMPKPQASCTLTVADGMVVRTQHTSPVADKAQQGVMELLLINHPLDCPICDKGGECPLQNQALKHGRTESRFVETKRTFPKPIPISTQVLLDRERCVLCQRCTRFSDQIAGDPFIELLERGAQQQIGIAEGKPFQSYFSGNTIQICPVGALTSAAYRFRSRPFDLVSTPGVCEHCAGGCATRVDTRRGKVMRRLAGDDPEVNEEWLCDKGRFAFVYPTLPDRIRRPLVRNEQGELVEASWTEALRVAAEGLAKARDGKGVGVLPGGRLTVEDAYAYSKFARVAARTNDIDFRSRPHSDEELALLSSSIVGVTPETGVTYGVVEAAPSVLCVGLEPEEEAGILFLRLRKAARKGRTKVFHLGQYTTPAVRKTYGTLIPAVPGGEPAALRALPEDVDTSLRNPGAVLLLGARAVEVPGLISAAVELATSTGATLAWIPRRAGERGAVEAGALPTLLPGGRPVTDAEARAEIELAWGVAAGSLPATPGRDAAGILAAAAAGELDALLVGGVDPGDFGDPAAALAGVKAAGFIVSLELRHSAVTEHADVVLPVAASVERAGSYLNWEGRRREFKAALDVAGVVPDCRVLDTLAIEMDSDLFTQTPAAAAADLARLGAHRGARPQFTPAAEAGAPALTNGHLVLASWPQMLGNGSLQDGEPNLAGTARPAVARLAPATAAKLGLAEGEPVSVATEAGAITLPLELADLPEQVVWLPGNSGASTVRRTLGAGHGALVTVTDGGNA, from the coding sequence ATGACCGTCGCACCCGAGAAGAACACCGAGAGCACCCCGGTGCCCGCGGGCCATGTCCGGCTGACCATCGACGAACGCGAGGTCATCGCGCCCAAGGGCGAGCTGGTCATCCGCGCCGCCGAGCGGCTGGGCATCGTGGTGCCGCGCTTCTGCGACCACCCGCTGCTCGAACCGGCTGGCGCCTGCCGCCAGTGCCTGGTGGACGTGGAGATGGGCGGCCGGCCGATGCCGAAGCCGCAGGCCTCCTGCACGCTCACGGTGGCCGACGGCATGGTCGTGCGCACCCAGCACACCTCGCCGGTGGCGGACAAGGCGCAGCAGGGCGTGATGGAGCTGCTGCTCATCAACCACCCGCTGGACTGCCCGATCTGCGACAAGGGCGGCGAGTGCCCGCTGCAGAACCAGGCGCTCAAGCACGGCCGCACCGAGTCCCGGTTCGTCGAGACCAAGCGGACCTTCCCGAAGCCGATCCCGATCTCCACCCAGGTGCTGCTGGACCGCGAGCGCTGCGTGCTCTGCCAGCGCTGCACCCGCTTCTCCGACCAGATCGCCGGTGACCCGTTCATCGAGCTGCTGGAACGCGGGGCGCAGCAGCAGATCGGCATCGCCGAGGGCAAGCCGTTCCAGAGCTACTTCTCCGGCAACACCATCCAGATCTGCCCGGTCGGCGCGCTCACCAGCGCGGCCTACCGGTTCCGCTCCCGGCCGTTCGACCTGGTCTCCACCCCCGGCGTGTGCGAGCACTGCGCCGGCGGCTGCGCGACCCGCGTCGACACCAGGCGTGGCAAGGTGATGCGCCGCCTGGCGGGCGATGACCCCGAGGTCAACGAGGAATGGCTGTGCGACAAGGGTCGCTTCGCCTTCGTCTACCCGACCCTGCCCGACCGGATCCGCCGCCCGCTGGTGCGCAACGAGCAGGGCGAGCTGGTCGAGGCGTCCTGGACCGAGGCGCTGCGCGTCGCGGCCGAGGGCCTGGCCAAGGCCAGGGACGGCAAGGGCGTCGGCGTGCTGCCCGGTGGCCGGCTGACCGTCGAGGACGCCTACGCCTACAGCAAGTTCGCCAGGGTCGCCGCGCGCACCAACGACATCGACTTCCGGTCCCGCCCGCACTCCGACGAGGAGCTGGCGCTGCTGTCCTCCTCGATCGTGGGCGTCACCCCGGAGACCGGGGTCACCTACGGCGTGGTCGAGGCCGCGCCCTCGGTGCTCTGCGTCGGCCTGGAGCCGGAGGAAGAGGCGGGCATCCTGTTCCTGCGCCTGCGCAAGGCGGCGCGCAAGGGCCGGACCAAGGTCTTCCACCTCGGCCAGTACACGACCCCGGCGGTGCGCAAGACCTACGGCACGCTGATCCCCGCGGTGCCCGGCGGCGAGCCGGCCGCACTGCGCGCGCTGCCCGAGGACGTGGACACCTCGCTGCGCAACCCGGGCGCGGTGCTGCTGCTCGGCGCCCGCGCGGTGGAGGTGCCCGGCCTGATCTCGGCCGCGGTCGAGCTGGCCACCAGCACCGGAGCCACCCTGGCCTGGATCCCCCGCCGCGCCGGTGAGCGCGGCGCGGTCGAGGCCGGTGCGCTGCCCACGCTGCTGCCCGGCGGCCGCCCGGTCACCGACGCGGAGGCCCGCGCCGAGATCGAGCTGGCCTGGGGTGTGGCAGCGGGCTCGCTGCCCGCGACCCCGGGCCGGGACGCCGCTGGCATCCTGGCCGCGGCCGCGGCAGGCGAGCTGGACGCGCTGCTGGTCGGCGGGGTGGACCCCGGCGACTTCGGCGACCCGGCCGCCGCGCTGGCCGGTGTCAAGGCGGCTGGTTTCATTGTCTCCCTTGAGCTTCGGCACTCCGCGGTGACCGAGCACGCCGACGTGGTGCTGCCGGTGGCCGCCTCGGTGGAGCGCGCGGGCAGCTACCTCAACTGGGAGGGCCGCCGCCGCGAGTTCAAGGCCGCGCTGGACGTCGCGGGCGTGGTCCCGGACTGCCGGGTGCTGGACACCCTGGCGATCGAGATGGACTCCGACCTGTTCACCCAGACCCCGGCCGCCGCGGCCGCGGACCTGGCCAGGCTCGGCGCCCACCGCGGCGCCCGGCCGCAGTTCACCCCGGCCGCCGAGGCCGGCGCGCCCGCGCTGACCAACGGCCACCTGGTGCTGGCCAGCTGGCCGCAGATGCTGGGCAACGGCTCGCTGCAGGACGGCGAGCCCAACCTGGCAGGCACCGCCCGCCCGGCGGTGGCCAGGCTGGCCCCGGCCACCGCGGCCAAGCTCGGCCTGGCTGAGGGCGAGCCGGTCAGCGTGGCCACCGAGGCCGGTGCGATCACGCTCCCGCTGGAGCTGGCCGATCTGCCGGAGCAGGTGGTCTGGCTGCCGGGCAACTCGGGCGCGTCCACCGTGCGCCGCACCCTGGGCGCCGGGCACGGCGCCCTCGTCACCGTCACCGACGGAGGAAACGCATGA